One stretch of Amycolatopsis tolypomycina DNA includes these proteins:
- a CDS encoding NPCBM/NEW2 domain-containing protein, protein MRRFGVLLLTLLSFGTAVAVPAAADEPVIAATPPMGISWSRGWNQCPRIDDAKVRAAADMLVTSGLKDAGYTYVNIAGCWAAKTRAADGRLVPDPVKYPDLPGLIAYVHARGLKFGLYSGTGALVCGGAMPGSRDREELDAQTFAAWGVDYLDYDTCGGENGVAAAVKKMSDALKATGRPITLAVVNTFSGNYRSWEWAPGAGAHTWQLNTDLPDNFPSVMQAVDKQIPLAGHTGPGGWSDPGYLNFSIVDPWVRRAQFSLWALLNAPLVPNEAFPLDTIGNRDVIAVDQDWSGTPGRKIRDLGDAEIWAKPMSDGSVAVLLLNRGPVARTIAFDLAESGVTAASAYRVRDLWAGTELTSTGTLRTSARASSGTFLRVWPGQPAPAEPLVTLGVDLPEGFLAGQAVPGTVTLTNDGDTPITDARYAITVPSGWELDGPAQVDVPRVSPGSTVTREITLRPTAAPAAKVLVGVSGGYTSEFGPRTAAGSAEAPLVTAPGTGTTYLSTRPWLYSENGLGPVERGSVANGRAMSVGGVGYQPNSGIGVHAPSVIRLYLGGACKSFTTQYGVDDVSGPAATVAFRVLGDGRELFATGVVGRGTRPQKLTVPVTGVQQLAIAVDDGGDGSAEEYADWIAPYVSC, encoded by the coding sequence ATGCGACGGTTCGGGGTCCTGCTGCTCACTCTTCTCAGCTTCGGCACGGCGGTCGCCGTGCCCGCGGCCGCCGACGAGCCGGTCATCGCCGCGACGCCACCCATGGGGATCTCGTGGTCCCGCGGCTGGAACCAGTGCCCGCGCATCGACGACGCCAAGGTCCGCGCGGCGGCCGACATGCTGGTCACCAGCGGCCTGAAGGACGCGGGCTACACCTACGTCAACATCGCGGGGTGCTGGGCAGCGAAGACGCGCGCCGCCGACGGCAGGCTCGTGCCCGATCCCGTCAAGTACCCGGACCTGCCGGGGCTCATCGCGTACGTCCACGCCCGCGGCCTGAAGTTCGGGCTGTACAGCGGCACCGGCGCGCTCGTCTGCGGCGGCGCGATGCCCGGCTCCCGCGACCGCGAGGAACTGGACGCGCAAACGTTCGCGGCCTGGGGCGTCGACTACCTGGACTACGACACGTGCGGCGGCGAGAACGGCGTCGCGGCGGCGGTCAAGAAGATGAGCGACGCGCTCAAGGCCACCGGCCGGCCGATCACGCTCGCCGTGGTCAACACCTTCTCGGGGAACTACCGCTCGTGGGAGTGGGCACCCGGCGCGGGGGCGCACACGTGGCAGCTCAACACCGACCTCCCGGACAACTTCCCGTCCGTGATGCAGGCCGTGGACAAGCAGATCCCGCTCGCCGGCCACACCGGCCCCGGCGGCTGGAGCGACCCCGGCTACCTCAACTTCAGCATCGTCGACCCGTGGGTGCGGCGCGCCCAGTTCTCGTTGTGGGCGCTGCTGAACGCGCCGCTCGTGCCGAACGAGGCGTTCCCGCTGGACACGATCGGCAACCGGGACGTGATCGCGGTCGACCAGGACTGGTCGGGCACCCCGGGCCGCAAGATCCGCGACCTCGGCGACGCCGAAATCTGGGCGAAGCCGATGTCCGACGGCTCGGTCGCCGTGCTCCTGCTGAACCGCGGCCCGGTCGCCCGGACGATCGCGTTCGACCTGGCGGAATCCGGGGTCACGGCGGCGTCCGCCTACCGGGTCCGCGACCTGTGGGCCGGCACCGAACTGACCAGCACCGGCACGCTGCGCACGTCCGCGCGCGCCAGTTCCGGGACGTTCCTCCGCGTGTGGCCGGGTCAGCCCGCCCCCGCCGAGCCGCTGGTGACGCTGGGCGTGGACCTGCCCGAGGGGTTCCTGGCCGGCCAGGCGGTGCCGGGCACCGTGACGCTGACCAACGACGGCGACACCCCGATCACCGACGCGCGGTACGCGATCACCGTGCCGTCCGGCTGGGAGCTGGACGGCCCCGCGCAGGTCGACGTCCCGCGGGTCTCCCCCGGCAGCACGGTGACGCGGGAGATCACGCTGCGGCCGACGGCGGCCCCCGCGGCGAAGGTCCTGGTCGGGGTGAGCGGCGGCTACACGAGCGAGTTCGGCCCGCGGACCGCGGCGGGCTCCGCCGAGGCACCGCTGGTGACCGCGCCGGGCACCGGGACGACGTACCTGAGCACCCGGCCGTGGCTGTACTCGGAAAACGGGCTCGGCCCGGTGGAACGCGGCAGCGTGGCCAACGGACGGGCGATGTCCGTCGGTGGCGTCGGCTACCAGCCGAACAGCGGGATCGGCGTGCACGCGCCGTCGGTGATCCGGCTGTACCTCGGCGGGGCGTGCAAGTCGTTCACGACCCAGTACGGCGTCGACGACGTGTCGGGCCCGGCGGCGACGGTGGCGTTCCGGGTGCTGGGCGACGGCCGGGAGCTGTTCGCCACGGGGGTCGTCGGGCGCGGCACGAGGCCGCAGAAGCTGACCGTGCCGGTCACCGGCGTGCAGCAGCTGGCCATCGCGGTCGACGACGGCGGCGACGGCTCGGCGGAGGAGTACGCGGACTGGATCGCGCCGTACGTCAGCTGCTGA
- a CDS encoding CaiB/BaiF CoA transferase family protein: MPPAVRPLDGIKVVDLSRILAGPYCTQYLGEMGADVVKVEPPGHGDDTRGWGPPFVGDEAVYYLAANRNKRGIVLDLKSGRGREALRRLVADADVLVENFRPGTLEKWGIGYEVLSALNPRLIHVSITGFGQTGPYRDRAGYDLVAQALGGVMSLTGEPDGAPAKVGLPVADLNAGTWAIIGVLMALQARHTTGRGQYLDVSLLDSQLAWHVYAAGAVFHDAPRPRRMGSAHPSIVPYQGYHVADGWLVIAVGSEKLWHAFCGVLGLDIATDPRFSSNALRAEHRSSLNELLEPVLLTCTAAEWMAAFDAAGIPAAPVNELDDVYADPWAAAREQVVRLPHPTVGTYVGTGFPVKASDTPARPTSAPPTLGQHTEEVLAELGYSPEEIAQFLD, translated from the coding sequence ATGCCCCCCGCTGTCCGCCCGCTGGACGGGATCAAGGTCGTCGACCTCTCCCGCATCCTGGCCGGGCCGTACTGCACCCAGTACCTCGGCGAAATGGGCGCGGACGTCGTCAAGGTCGAGCCGCCGGGCCACGGCGACGACACCCGCGGCTGGGGACCGCCGTTCGTCGGCGACGAGGCCGTCTACTACCTGGCGGCGAACCGGAACAAGCGCGGGATCGTGCTCGACCTCAAGAGCGGCCGCGGCCGGGAAGCCCTGCGGCGGCTGGTCGCGGACGCCGACGTCCTGGTCGAGAACTTCCGGCCGGGGACGCTGGAGAAGTGGGGCATCGGGTACGAGGTGTTGTCGGCGCTGAACCCGCGGCTGATCCACGTGTCGATCACCGGGTTCGGGCAGACCGGCCCGTACCGCGACCGCGCGGGCTACGACCTGGTGGCACAGGCCCTCGGCGGCGTGATGTCGCTGACGGGCGAGCCCGACGGCGCGCCGGCGAAGGTCGGGCTGCCGGTCGCGGACCTGAACGCGGGGACGTGGGCGATCATCGGCGTGCTGATGGCGTTGCAGGCCCGGCACACCACGGGCCGCGGGCAGTACCTCGACGTGTCCCTTTTGGACAGTCAGCTGGCCTGGCACGTGTATGCGGCGGGCGCGGTGTTCCACGACGCGCCACGCCCGCGGCGGATGGGCTCGGCGCACCCGAGCATCGTCCCGTACCAGGGCTACCACGTGGCTGACGGCTGGCTGGTCATCGCGGTGGGCAGCGAGAAGCTGTGGCACGCGTTCTGCGGCGTGCTCGGCCTGGACATCGCCACCGACCCGCGGTTCTCGTCGAACGCTCTTCGCGCTGAGCACCGCTCGTCGTTGAACGAGCTCCTGGAGCCGGTGCTCCTGACGTGCACGGCGGCGGAGTGGATGGCGGCGTTCGACGCGGCGGGCATCCCGGCGGCCCCGGTCAACGAGCTCGACGACGTCTACGCCGACCCGTGGGCGGCGGCGCGCGAGCAGGTGGTGCGGCTGCCGCACCCGACGGTGGGGACGTACGTGGGCACGGGCTTCCCGGTGAAGGCGTCGGACACCCCGGCCCGGCCGACGTCCGCCCCGCCGACCCTGGGCCAGCACACCGAGGAGGTGCTGGCCGAGCTGGGGTACTCGCCGGAAGAGATCGCGCAGTTCCTGGACTGA
- a CDS encoding GntR family transcriptional regulator, with translation MTVDASGLESARHLLERSGTAERVAAILRQYITDGVFAPGERLSEPVISSALGVSRNTLRESFQLLAHERLAVHELNRGVFVRELTTTDIADLYVVRRATECGALRRAAELSTVDLAPVEKALHDGRAAAGAEDWPSVGTASIHFHQALADLAGSERLSATMRQVLAETRLFFVLNENTREFYEPFLDCHERILRDLRRGRFDAAEAALDRYLRDAEARLLELSAPAPGSGPPGTPR, from the coding sequence GTGACCGTCGATGCCTCGGGGCTGGAGAGCGCGCGGCACCTGCTCGAGCGCAGCGGCACGGCCGAGCGGGTCGCGGCGATCCTGCGCCAGTACATCACCGACGGCGTCTTCGCCCCCGGTGAACGGCTGTCCGAGCCGGTGATCAGCTCGGCGCTCGGCGTCTCGCGCAACACGCTGCGCGAGTCGTTCCAGCTGCTGGCCCACGAGCGGCTGGCCGTGCACGAGCTCAACCGCGGCGTGTTCGTGCGCGAGCTGACGACGACGGACATCGCGGACCTCTACGTCGTGCGCCGCGCCACCGAATGCGGGGCACTGCGCCGGGCCGCCGAGCTGTCCACAGTGGACCTCGCGCCGGTGGAGAAAGCGCTGCACGACGGCCGGGCGGCGGCGGGGGCCGAGGACTGGCCGTCGGTCGGCACCGCGAGCATCCACTTCCACCAGGCGCTCGCGGACCTGGCAGGCAGCGAGCGCCTGTCCGCGACGATGCGCCAGGTGCTCGCCGAAACGCGCTTGTTCTTCGTGCTCAACGAGAACACGCGCGAGTTCTACGAGCCATTCCTGGACTGCCACGAGCGGATCCTGCGCGACCTGCGCCGCGGCCGGTTCGACGCCGCGGAGGCCGCGCTGGACCGCTACCTGCGCGACGCCGAAGCCCGGCTGCTCGAACTCAGTGCGCCGGCGCCGGGAAGCGGTCCGCCGGGAACACCACGGTGA
- a CDS encoding SDR family NAD(P)-dependent oxidoreductase: MGRLAGKVAVVFGGARGIGLATVKEFLAEGATVFASDIREPVEEIPGYSIVDATDEAQVGAFVDGVIAEAGRIDVLFNNVGIHLGKSLVDTTLADFDHIFALNVRAAFLGTRAVLPHMIEQKSGSIITTSSNGGVMGRPGDPVYNATKHALVGLTKSIAVAHAHQGIRANTVNPGAIDTDMLRSTLNSPEEFETKQHQLVASTPAARVGEAWEVAKAVVFLASDESRFVNGVVLPIDGAKAAGAMPGNRYSLDFELGVR; encoded by the coding sequence ATGGGTCGGTTGGCCGGCAAGGTTGCGGTCGTCTTCGGCGGCGCGCGGGGCATCGGCCTCGCCACGGTGAAGGAGTTCCTCGCCGAAGGCGCGACGGTCTTCGCCTCCGACATCCGCGAGCCCGTCGAGGAGATACCCGGGTACTCCATTGTGGACGCCACGGACGAGGCGCAGGTCGGCGCGTTCGTCGACGGCGTCATCGCCGAGGCAGGCCGCATCGACGTGCTGTTCAACAACGTCGGCATCCACCTCGGAAAGTCCCTCGTGGACACGACGCTGGCCGACTTCGACCACATCTTCGCGCTCAACGTGCGGGCCGCCTTCCTCGGCACCCGTGCCGTGCTGCCGCACATGATCGAGCAGAAGTCCGGCAGCATCATCACGACGTCGTCGAACGGCGGCGTGATGGGCCGCCCCGGCGACCCGGTCTACAACGCCACCAAGCACGCGCTGGTCGGGCTGACGAAGTCGATCGCCGTCGCGCACGCGCACCAGGGCATCCGCGCCAACACGGTCAACCCGGGCGCGATCGACACCGACATGCTGCGCAGCACGCTCAACTCGCCGGAAGAGTTCGAGACCAAGCAGCACCAGCTGGTCGCGAGCACGCCCGCCGCGCGCGTCGGCGAGGCCTGGGAGGTCGCGAAGGCCGTGGTGTTCCTGGCGAGCGACGAGTCGCGGTTCGTCAACGGCGTCGTGCTGCCGATCGACGGCGCGAAAGCCGCGGGCGCGATGCCGGGCAACCGGTACAGCCTCGACTTCGAACTCGGCGTCAGGTAG
- a CDS encoding hydantoinase B/oxoprolinase family protein — protein MSDPILAGLFGNRLHSILAEQQNALVNTAFSAVVRESLDLACAVFDSRGEMIGQSVGGTPGHINAMATGMHHFVAAHPPETLEPGDVLLTNDPWQTAGQINDITVATPVFRGGRLVAWFASCCHAPDIGGRLVSAEAHEVFEEGLRLPIMKFLRAGEVNTDLERLIRANVRTPEETVGDLYAQVTGNEVGAASLLRLLDELGLDSLDAVAAEIMDRSELALRDALRKLPDGTYTNEIGTDGFEDEEIVLRVTATVAGDEIHLDFAGSSPQSRRGINVVLNYTRAYASFAVKAAISPEVPHNAGSFRPVHVTAPEGSVLNCLPPAPVASRHLIGHFLPSLLIGALPRTAIAPSADALWMTIWRGPGFMLNVFQTGGMGARVDQDGLSTTGFPSGLRSTPTEVIETMAPLVQHARALRVDSGGAGRFRGGLGQVTTMGALGVPTWSVNGNVDRVRAAASGVDGGEPGAPGRFGLRGGADLPAKSRVPLAAEAVVDVTLPGGGGYGPPAERPVAAVLADVVDGYVSVTAAREVYGVEVRYLGDPDALVRLPEDYVVDEEQTARLRAGQ, from the coding sequence GTGAGCGATCCGATCCTGGCCGGGCTGTTCGGCAACCGCCTCCACTCGATCCTCGCCGAACAGCAGAACGCGCTGGTCAACACGGCCTTTTCCGCGGTCGTCCGCGAGTCGCTCGACCTCGCCTGCGCGGTGTTCGACTCGCGCGGCGAGATGATCGGCCAGTCCGTCGGGGGCACGCCCGGACACATCAACGCGATGGCGACCGGCATGCACCACTTCGTCGCGGCCCACCCGCCGGAGACCCTCGAACCCGGGGACGTGCTGCTCACCAACGACCCGTGGCAGACGGCGGGGCAGATCAACGACATCACGGTGGCGACGCCGGTGTTCCGCGGCGGCCGGCTGGTCGCGTGGTTCGCGTCCTGCTGCCACGCGCCGGACATCGGCGGGCGGCTGGTGTCCGCCGAGGCCCACGAGGTCTTCGAAGAGGGCCTGCGCCTGCCGATCATGAAGTTCCTCCGCGCTGGCGAGGTCAACACGGACCTGGAGCGGCTGATCCGGGCGAACGTCCGGACGCCGGAGGAGACCGTCGGCGACCTGTACGCGCAGGTCACCGGCAACGAGGTCGGCGCGGCGAGCCTGCTGCGGCTGCTGGACGAGCTCGGCCTCGACAGCCTCGACGCAGTCGCCGCCGAGATCATGGACCGTTCGGAGCTGGCACTGCGCGACGCGCTGCGGAAACTCCCGGACGGCACGTACACCAACGAGATCGGCACCGACGGCTTCGAAGACGAGGAGATCGTCCTGCGCGTCACGGCCACGGTGGCCGGCGACGAAATCCACCTCGACTTCGCGGGCTCCTCGCCGCAGAGCCGTCGCGGGATCAACGTGGTGCTCAACTACACGCGGGCGTACGCGTCGTTCGCCGTCAAGGCCGCGATCTCGCCGGAGGTGCCGCACAACGCCGGGTCGTTCCGGCCGGTGCACGTCACCGCGCCCGAAGGCTCGGTGCTGAACTGCCTGCCGCCGGCCCCAGTCGCGTCCCGGCACCTGATCGGGCACTTCCTGCCGTCGCTGCTGATCGGCGCGTTGCCCCGGACGGCGATCGCGCCGAGCGCGGACGCGCTCTGGATGACCATCTGGCGCGGGCCCGGCTTCATGCTGAACGTCTTCCAGACCGGCGGGATGGGCGCGCGGGTGGACCAGGACGGCCTGTCCACGACCGGGTTCCCGAGCGGGCTGCGGTCGACGCCGACCGAGGTCATCGAGACCATGGCGCCGCTGGTCCAGCACGCCCGCGCGCTGCGCGTGGACTCCGGCGGCGCGGGCCGGTTCCGCGGCGGCCTCGGACAGGTGACCACGATGGGCGCACTCGGCGTGCCTACCTGGAGCGTCAACGGGAACGTGGACCGCGTCCGCGCCGCCGCGTCCGGGGTGGACGGCGGTGAACCCGGCGCGCCGGGACGCTTCGGCCTGCGCGGTGGGGCGGACCTGCCCGCGAAGAGCCGGGTGCCGCTGGCCGCGGAGGCCGTCGTGGACGTCACGCTGCCCGGCGGCGGCGGGTACGGGCCGCCGGCCGAGCGGCCGGTGGCGGCGGTGCTCGCCGACGTCGTCGATGGCTATGTCTCGGTGACGGCGGCGCGCGAGGTGTACGGCGTCGAAGTGCGGTACCTCGGTGACCCGGACGCGCTCGTCCGGCTGCCGGAGGACTACGTGGTGGACGAAGAGCAGACAGCACGACTGAGAGCGGGGCAGTGA
- a CDS encoding hydantoinase/oxoprolinase family protein → MRIGVDIGGTFTDLCAVDETGIVAVHKVLTTHDEPARAVEEGLAALLPGLGAVEQVVHGTTLVTNALIERTGSRTALLATAGFRDVLEMRREHRYELYDLHLELPAPLVPRHLRFDVPERILADGSVHAGLDEEFVARLGRELAARGIEAVAVCFLHSFTNPAHERRAGEILAEVAPALRVALSSDVVPEIREFERTSTTVANVYVQDRTERYLRDLEQRLRRLGITRAPHIMLSSGGLATVDTAARFPIRILESGPAGGALAAAELGPPELLAFDMGGTTAKLCLIAGGTPLVTHEFEVDRKYRLLPGSGLPVRVPVTDMIEIGVGGGSIARIDALGLLTVGPDSAGSEPGPVCYGRGGTEPTVTDADLVLGYLDPGYFLGGSMRLDTDAARAVLSERIAAPLGVSVEEAAWGIHTSVNEDMANAARVHAVERGHDPAKLPMYTFGGAGPVHGAGVARALGAPSVVAPPAAGVLSAAGFLTAPLAFDFVRSARAAVHDLEWAQVDALFAEMEAEGAALLAKSGVDDVTHRRVAEMRYAGQGYEIRVPVHDGPWPESLIDEFTRTYRALYRRTGPEVGVEVLNWRVVSSGPKPSVTLRLPVQPAGEARKGTRKAWFPATGGFVDTAVFDRYRLAPGSRVDGPAIVEERESTVVVPPGAHCVVREDGALEVTV, encoded by the coding sequence ATGAGGATCGGCGTCGACATCGGCGGCACGTTCACCGACCTCTGCGCGGTGGACGAGACCGGCATCGTCGCCGTCCACAAGGTCCTGACCACGCACGACGAGCCGGCCCGTGCGGTCGAGGAGGGCCTGGCCGCGCTGCTGCCCGGGCTCGGCGCCGTCGAGCAGGTGGTGCACGGGACGACGCTGGTCACGAACGCCCTGATCGAACGCACGGGCTCGCGCACCGCGCTGCTGGCGACCGCCGGCTTCCGCGACGTCCTCGAGATGCGCCGCGAGCACCGGTACGAGCTGTACGACCTGCACCTGGAGCTGCCCGCCCCGCTCGTGCCGCGGCACCTGCGCTTCGACGTCCCGGAGCGGATCCTCGCCGACGGATCCGTCCACGCCGGACTCGACGAGGAGTTCGTCGCCCGCCTCGGCCGGGAGCTGGCCGCGCGGGGGATCGAGGCCGTCGCCGTCTGTTTCCTGCACTCCTTCACCAATCCCGCGCACGAACGCCGGGCGGGCGAGATCCTCGCCGAGGTCGCGCCCGCGCTGCGGGTGGCGCTGTCGTCCGACGTCGTCCCGGAGATCCGCGAGTTCGAGCGGACGTCGACCACGGTCGCCAACGTCTACGTCCAGGACCGCACCGAGCGGTACCTGCGCGACCTCGAGCAGCGGCTGCGCCGGCTGGGGATCACCCGCGCGCCGCACATCATGCTCTCCAGCGGCGGACTGGCCACTGTGGACACCGCGGCCCGGTTCCCGATCCGGATCCTCGAGTCCGGCCCGGCCGGCGGCGCGCTGGCGGCCGCGGAGCTGGGCCCGCCGGAGCTGCTCGCCTTCGACATGGGCGGCACCACGGCCAAGCTGTGCCTGATCGCCGGCGGCACACCGCTGGTCACGCACGAGTTCGAAGTGGACCGCAAGTACCGGCTGCTGCCCGGGTCCGGGCTGCCGGTGCGGGTGCCGGTCACCGACATGATCGAGATCGGCGTCGGCGGCGGGTCGATCGCCCGGATCGACGCGCTGGGCCTGCTCACCGTCGGCCCCGACTCGGCGGGGTCCGAACCCGGCCCGGTCTGCTACGGCCGCGGCGGCACCGAGCCCACGGTCACCGACGCCGACCTCGTCCTCGGCTACCTCGACCCGGGCTACTTCCTCGGCGGCAGCATGCGCCTGGACACCGACGCGGCGAGAGCAGTGCTCTCCGAAAGGATCGCCGCTCCGCTCGGCGTGAGTGTCGAAGAAGCCGCGTGGGGCATCCACACCAGCGTCAACGAAGACATGGCCAACGCGGCCCGGGTCCACGCCGTCGAGCGCGGGCACGACCCGGCGAAGCTGCCGATGTACACCTTCGGCGGGGCGGGCCCGGTGCACGGCGCCGGCGTCGCGCGGGCGCTCGGGGCGCCGTCGGTGGTCGCGCCGCCCGCCGCCGGGGTGCTGAGCGCGGCCGGGTTCCTCACCGCGCCGCTGGCGTTCGACTTCGTGCGCTCGGCGCGCGCGGCCGTCCACGACCTCGAGTGGGCGCAGGTCGACGCGCTGTTCGCCGAGATGGAGGCCGAAGGCGCGGCGCTGCTCGCCAAGTCCGGCGTGGACGACGTGACGCACCGCCGCGTCGCCGAGATGCGGTACGCCGGGCAGGGCTACGAGATCCGCGTCCCGGTCCACGACGGCCCCTGGCCGGAAAGCCTGATCGACGAGTTCACCCGCACCTACCGCGCGCTCTACCGGCGCACCGGGCCCGAGGTCGGCGTCGAGGTGCTGAACTGGCGAGTGGTGTCCAGCGGGCCGAAGCCGTCCGTGACACTGCGGCTTCCCGTGCAGCCCGCGGGCGAGGCGCGCAAGGGCACCCGCAAGGCCTGGTTCCCGGCGACTGGTGGATTTGTCGACACGGCGGTGTTCGACCGGTACCGGCTGGCGCCGGGCAGCCGCGTCGACGGACCGGCCATCGTGGAGGAACGCGAGTCCACTGTGGTCGTCCCGCCCGGCGCGCACTGCGTCGTCCGGGAGGACGGGGCGCTGGAGGTGACGGTGTGA
- a CDS encoding ArsR/SmtB family transcription factor gives MFKLRVDAETVARTRFSPSLAAESLAWLKLAADAGRHPVFGDPGPLARSTLGHPDVALLLDLLPRPGEVYTPDLLTPQPGTATRPRDLFDEQLARIEATTQDEIETQVLAYTQAHWTRPLPAAARRSVESGSMPGRLANGLARFWREALAEDWAGLQAVLDRDITHRAQAIARHGVGGVLGGLHPTIGWAGDAITVVKPFDGEADVSGRELVLAPGVLSWPGTSIQIDVPGQVVLCYPAHGVGTGADRRPGRIAPVVGAARAALLADLEPPRSTAELATRTGYSPGTVSYHLTALHRAGLVSKVRDGRYVLYRRTAQAVALLEGALSS, from the coding sequence GTGTTCAAGCTGCGGGTGGACGCCGAGACTGTGGCCAGGACACGGTTTTCCCCGTCGCTGGCGGCGGAGTCCCTCGCCTGGCTGAAGCTGGCCGCCGACGCGGGCAGGCACCCGGTGTTCGGCGATCCAGGCCCGCTCGCCCGCTCTACGCTCGGCCACCCCGACGTCGCCCTGCTCCTCGACCTGCTGCCGCGCCCCGGCGAGGTCTACACGCCCGACCTGCTCACCCCGCAGCCGGGCACCGCCACCCGCCCGCGTGACCTGTTCGACGAGCAGCTCGCGCGGATCGAGGCGACCACCCAGGACGAGATCGAGACCCAGGTGCTCGCCTACACGCAGGCCCACTGGACCCGGCCGCTGCCGGCCGCGGCCCGGCGGAGCGTGGAGTCGGGGTCGATGCCCGGGCGGCTGGCCAACGGCCTGGCCCGGTTCTGGCGCGAAGCGCTGGCCGAGGACTGGGCGGGCCTGCAGGCGGTCCTCGACCGGGACATCACCCACCGCGCGCAGGCCATCGCCCGCCACGGCGTCGGCGGCGTGCTCGGCGGCCTGCACCCGACGATCGGCTGGGCCGGCGACGCGATCACGGTCGTCAAGCCGTTCGACGGCGAGGCCGACGTCTCCGGCCGGGAACTGGTGCTCGCCCCGGGCGTGCTCAGCTGGCCGGGCACCAGCATCCAGATCGACGTCCCCGGCCAGGTCGTCCTCTGCTACCCGGCGCACGGCGTCGGCACGGGCGCCGACCGGCGGCCGGGCCGGATCGCGCCGGTCGTCGGCGCGGCCCGGGCGGCGCTGCTGGCCGACCTCGAGCCGCCGCGGTCGACCGCGGAGCTGGCCACCCGGACCGGGTACAGCCCGGGCACCGTCTCCTACCACCTGACCGCGTTGCACCGGGCGGGCCTGGTCAGCAAGGTGCGGGACGGCCGGTACGTGCTCTACCGGCGGACCGCCCAGGCCGTCGCGCTCCTCGAAGGAGCCCTCAGCAGCTGA